The following coding sequences lie in one Micromonospora sp. R77 genomic window:
- a CDS encoding acyltransferase domain-containing protein, translating to MGRELSEAFPAFAAALDEVCAALPAGSGPGVREVMSTDGDLLDRTEHTQPALFAFEVALFRLLESWGIRPDHVIGHSIGELAAAYVAGVLSLPDAARLVAARGRLMQALPAGGAMVAVRATEDEVTPLLGDGVCLAAVNATGSVVLSGDEDAVLRAAAPFAARGTRRLAVSHAFHSHLMDPMLAGFRAVAESVEYRRPRIPVVSNLTGQVVDEFTAEHWVRHVREAVRFADGVRTLRTLGTARFVELGPDAPLCAAVADDVPQDCLIQPLLRRDVPEVAALTSAVARLWTAGVPTDWAAFFAGTGATPADLPTFAFQRRRFWLDVPLSRPDPAADHPVLDVRLERADADGVVLGGQVSVRTHPWLADHRVAGRILVPGTAFLDLALRSGAQLGCPRVDELVLAEPLALADTDRVRLQVVVGPADADGRRPVTGYARPVADTGDWTRHFTGTLAPEVEPEHPADTEWPPAGAEPVDVDHVYPELAEAGLTYGPLFRGLRAAWRRGDEIHAEVDLPETAQVEAERFELHPALLDSAPHAAALGDAVGAAAVLFAWSGVSLRTPARPRCG from the coding sequence ATGGGTCGGGAACTGTCGGAGGCGTTCCCGGCCTTCGCCGCTGCCCTGGACGAGGTCTGTGCGGCGCTGCCCGCCGGCTCGGGTCCCGGCGTCCGCGAGGTGATGTCCACCGACGGCGACCTGCTGGACCGCACCGAACACACCCAGCCGGCGCTCTTCGCCTTCGAGGTGGCGCTGTTCCGGCTGCTGGAGTCGTGGGGGATCCGCCCCGACCACGTGATCGGCCACTCCATCGGCGAGTTGGCCGCCGCGTACGTGGCCGGCGTGCTGTCGCTGCCCGACGCCGCCCGGCTGGTCGCCGCCCGGGGGCGGCTGATGCAGGCCCTGCCGGCCGGTGGCGCGATGGTGGCCGTCCGGGCGACCGAGGACGAGGTGACCCCGCTGCTCGGTGACGGCGTCTGCCTCGCCGCGGTCAACGCGACCGGTTCGGTGGTGCTCTCCGGCGACGAGGACGCGGTGCTGCGCGCCGCCGCGCCGTTCGCCGCCCGGGGCACCCGCCGGCTGGCGGTCAGCCACGCGTTCCACTCGCACCTGATGGATCCGATGCTGGCCGGGTTCCGCGCGGTGGCCGAGTCGGTGGAGTACCGTCGGCCCCGCATCCCGGTGGTGTCCAACCTGACCGGGCAGGTGGTCGACGAGTTCACCGCCGAGCACTGGGTGCGGCACGTCCGCGAGGCGGTCCGCTTCGCCGACGGGGTCCGCACCCTGCGTACCCTCGGCACCGCCCGCTTCGTCGAGCTGGGCCCGGACGCGCCGCTCTGCGCGGCCGTCGCCGACGACGTGCCGCAGGACTGCCTGATCCAGCCGCTGCTGCGTCGGGACGTACCCGAGGTCGCGGCGCTGACCTCGGCGGTCGCCCGGCTCTGGACGGCCGGGGTGCCCACCGACTGGGCGGCGTTCTTCGCCGGCACCGGGGCGACCCCCGCCGACCTGCCCACCTTCGCGTTCCAGCGGCGCCGGTTCTGGCTCGACGTGCCGCTGTCCCGGCCCGACCCGGCCGCCGACCACCCGGTCCTCGACGTCCGGCTGGAACGGGCCGACGCCGACGGCGTGGTCCTCGGCGGCCAGGTCTCCGTCCGCACCCACCCGTGGCTGGCCGACCACCGGGTCGCCGGCCGGATCCTGGTGCCCGGGACGGCCTTCCTCGACCTCGCGCTGCGCTCCGGCGCCCAGCTCGGCTGCCCCCGGGTGGACGAGCTGGTGCTGGCCGAGCCGTTGGCCCTCGCCGACACCGACCGGGTCCGCCTGCAGGTGGTGGTCGGCCCCGCCGACGCCGACGGCCGGCGCCCCGTCACCGGCTACGCCCGCCCCGTCGCCGACACCGGGGACTGGACGCGCCACTTCACCGGCACCCTCGCCCCCGAGGTCGAGCCCGAGCACCCCGCCGACACCGAGTGGCCGCCGGCCGGGGCGGAACCGGTCGACGTCGACCACGTCTATCCGGAGCTGGCCGAGGCCGGCCTGACCTACGGCCCGCTGTTCCGTGGGCTGCGCGCGGCCTGGCGGCGCGGCGACGAGATCCACGCCGAGGTGGACCTGCCCGAGACGGCGCAGGTCGAGGCGGAACGGTTCGAGCTGCACCCGGCGCTGCTGGACAGCGCCCCGCACGCCGCCGCGCTGGGCGACGCGGTCGGTGCGGCGGCGGTGCTGTTCGCCTGGTCCGGGGTGTCGCTGCGCACCCCGGCGCGACCGCGCTGCGGGTGA
- a CDS encoding type I polyketide synthase: MVFEVRWQEHRAGESTATPPEVRDLPGGGPLPDEPYEAVRVALHRTLATLQDLLAAPAGDGRLVLRTRWAARLLDDTGDANLVAAAVAGLVRSAQSENPDRFVLVDTVDDAELPGWLRDTDEPQLALRDGRWYVPRLTRVPVTDPVPGTPFDPDGTVLVTGATGRLGRALCHHLVAAHGVRRLLLTSRSGAESADAAELAALPADVTLVACDVADREALARVIAAVPAAHPLTGVVHLAGVLDDAIVESLTPERIDAVLRPKVAGALHLDELTRDLDLAAFVLFASAAGTFGGPGQGNYAAANACLDAIADRRRRQGRPAISLAWGLWEGDDGMVGGLTEVDLARARNIGVLSLTGPDGLALFDLALRHDGPALVPLALDFGRLRGQLGRQALPALLRGLVRTPAARTRTAARPARMIDLVRARVAAVLRHPSPAGIDPDRAFSELGFDSLMAVELRNELGRATGIRLPASLIFDQPTPAALARHLESLTGDAAADERPAVAPAPVGATDEPIAIVSMACRLPGGVETPEQLWELVLRGDDAVVPMPDDRGWDVDALYDPDPDRPGTSYVREGGFLTAADQFDPTVFGISPREALAMDPQQRLLLECSWELFERAGVPPRSLKGSPTGVFVGLMYTDYPVLLHGRRHDLEGHLGNGSAGSVASGRIAYTYGLEGPAVTVDTACSSSLVAMHWAVNALRSGECSLAVAGGATVMSTPTVFLEFSRQRGLAADGRCKPFAEGGDGTGWGEGVGLLLLERLSDARRHGHQVLGVIRGSAVNSDGASNGLTAPNGPSQQRVIRQALANAGLAAADVDAVEAHGTGTPLGDPIEAQALIATYGQDRPADAPLLVGALKANLGHTQAAAGVAGVIKTVLAMRHGVLPRILHLDAPSSRVDWDAGAVRLLTDNRDWPETGRPRRAAVSSFGISGTNAHLVLEQASDTPTAPARGARPAAVAWTLSAPGLPALRTQAARLLPAVANLDPVDVGHSLVTTRSAFEHRAVVVGADADELRAGLRALADGEPAGNLVEGVARPASRPVFVFPGQGSQWAGMAADLIDSAPVFAASIARFETALAEFVDWSLTDVLRQAPGAPDLAGDDVVQPATLAVTVSLAELWRSYGVEPAAVVGHSQGEMAAACFAGALSLRDAARVVCLRGREVTALAGRGGLVSVEVSPERIEELLAPYAGRVVVGAVNSPRAVVASGDRDALEALIADCRDRGVRTKWVPINYASHSAHVDELREPLARVLGGIDPTPPRVPFFSTVTADWVDEAPLDAGYWFENLRRPVRFAESVRALAGQGFGPLIEVSAHPVLTGAIEETLADTAHEVAAVGSLRRGDGGLARFLRSLGEAYVAGAPVDFTRAYDGVGARRVPLPTYAFDRRRFWPEFDDPAPEVAADPQEVEFWQAVQRQDSDAVADRIGLDRQAVETVLPALSRWHTGRRTRSVLDGWRYRTDWVPVRLAEPPALTGRWLVARPADRSGVAELVDAVTGALAAAGADVVELPVAATDPDDTLRDAVRAATAERPLAGLLCLTGLDETPDRRHPVVPVGLDPDPGRGARPHRAGGRRPGLGGDLRRGRHRPRRPAPPPGAGAALGLRAPPRPRTAAPLGRSGRPARRPRPGRR; this comes from the coding sequence ATGGTGTTCGAGGTCCGCTGGCAGGAGCACCGGGCCGGGGAGTCGACTGCCACTCCGCCCGAGGTGCGCGACCTGCCCGGCGGTGGCCCGCTGCCCGACGAGCCGTACGAGGCCGTCCGGGTGGCCCTGCACCGCACCCTCGCCACCCTCCAGGACCTGCTCGCCGCGCCGGCCGGTGACGGCCGGCTGGTGCTGCGCACCCGCTGGGCCGCCCGGCTGCTCGACGACACCGGCGACGCCAACCTGGTCGCCGCCGCCGTGGCCGGCCTGGTCCGCTCCGCCCAGTCGGAGAACCCGGACCGGTTCGTGCTGGTCGACACCGTCGACGACGCGGAGCTGCCCGGCTGGCTGCGCGACACCGACGAACCGCAGCTCGCGCTCCGGGACGGCCGCTGGTACGTCCCCCGCCTGACCCGCGTCCCGGTCACCGACCCGGTCCCCGGCACCCCCTTCGACCCGGACGGCACGGTGCTGGTCACCGGCGCCACCGGCCGGCTCGGCCGGGCGCTCTGCCACCACCTGGTCGCCGCGCACGGGGTCCGTCGGCTGCTGCTGACCAGCCGCTCCGGCGCGGAGTCGGCCGACGCGGCCGAGCTGGCCGCCCTGCCCGCCGACGTCACCCTGGTCGCCTGCGACGTGGCCGACCGGGAGGCGCTGGCCCGGGTGATCGCCGCCGTGCCCGCCGCGCACCCGCTCACCGGGGTCGTCCACCTCGCCGGTGTCCTCGACGACGCCATCGTCGAGTCGCTCACCCCCGAGCGGATCGACGCCGTGCTGCGGCCGAAGGTCGCCGGGGCGCTGCACCTGGACGAGCTGACCCGCGACCTGGACCTGGCCGCCTTCGTGCTCTTCGCCTCCGCCGCCGGCACCTTCGGCGGCCCCGGGCAGGGCAACTATGCCGCCGCCAACGCCTGCCTCGACGCGATCGCCGACCGGCGCCGCCGGCAGGGACGGCCCGCCATCTCGCTCGCCTGGGGCCTGTGGGAGGGCGACGACGGGATGGTCGGCGGCCTGACCGAGGTGGACTTGGCCCGGGCCCGCAACATCGGGGTGCTCAGCCTGACCGGCCCCGACGGTCTGGCCCTGTTCGACCTCGCGCTGCGCCACGACGGGCCGGCTCTGGTGCCGCTCGCGCTCGACTTCGGCCGGCTGCGCGGGCAACTCGGCCGGCAGGCACTGCCCGCGCTGCTGCGCGGCCTGGTCCGGACGCCCGCCGCCCGCACCCGGACGGCCGCCCGACCGGCCCGCATGATCGACCTGGTCCGGGCCCGGGTGGCGGCCGTGCTGCGGCACCCCTCGCCGGCCGGCATCGACCCCGACCGGGCCTTCTCCGAGCTGGGCTTCGACTCGCTGATGGCGGTGGAGCTGCGTAACGAGCTCGGCCGGGCCACCGGCATCCGGCTGCCCGCCTCGCTGATCTTCGACCAGCCCACCCCGGCCGCGCTGGCCCGGCACCTGGAGTCCCTCACCGGCGACGCCGCCGCCGACGAGCGGCCCGCCGTCGCGCCGGCCCCGGTCGGCGCGACCGACGAGCCGATCGCGATCGTCAGCATGGCCTGCCGGCTGCCCGGCGGCGTGGAGACCCCGGAACAGCTGTGGGAGCTGGTGCTGCGGGGCGACGACGCGGTCGTGCCGATGCCCGACGACCGGGGCTGGGACGTCGACGCGCTCTACGACCCGGACCCCGATCGGCCCGGCACCAGCTATGTGCGGGAGGGCGGCTTCCTCACCGCCGCCGACCAGTTCGACCCCACCGTGTTCGGCATCTCGCCGCGCGAGGCGCTCGCCATGGACCCCCAGCAGCGGCTGCTGCTGGAGTGCTCCTGGGAGCTGTTCGAGCGGGCCGGCGTCCCGCCGCGCTCGCTCAAGGGCAGCCCCACCGGCGTCTTCGTCGGCCTGATGTACACCGACTACCCGGTGCTGCTGCACGGCCGCCGGCACGACCTCGAAGGGCACCTCGGCAACGGCAGCGCCGGCAGCGTCGCCTCCGGCCGGATCGCCTACACGTACGGGCTGGAGGGCCCCGCCGTCACCGTCGACACCGCCTGCTCGTCGTCCCTGGTGGCGATGCACTGGGCGGTCAACGCGCTGCGGTCGGGGGAGTGCAGCCTCGCCGTGGCCGGCGGTGCCACCGTGATGTCCACCCCGACGGTCTTCCTGGAGTTCAGCCGCCAGCGAGGGCTGGCCGCCGACGGCCGCTGCAAGCCGTTCGCCGAGGGCGGCGACGGCACCGGCTGGGGCGAGGGCGTCGGCCTGCTGCTGCTGGAACGGCTCAGCGACGCCCGCCGGCACGGCCACCAGGTGCTCGGCGTGATCCGCGGCTCGGCGGTCAACTCCGACGGCGCGTCCAACGGCCTGACCGCGCCGAACGGCCCCTCCCAGCAGCGGGTGATCCGCCAGGCGCTGGCCAACGCCGGGCTCGCCGCCGCGGACGTCGACGCGGTCGAGGCGCACGGCACGGGTACGCCGCTCGGCGACCCGATCGAGGCGCAGGCCCTGATCGCCACGTACGGGCAGGACCGGCCGGCCGACGCGCCGCTGCTGGTCGGCGCGCTCAAGGCCAACCTCGGGCACACCCAGGCCGCGGCCGGTGTGGCCGGCGTGATCAAGACGGTGCTGGCCATGCGGCACGGCGTGCTGCCCCGCATCCTGCACCTGGACGCGCCGTCGTCCCGGGTGGACTGGGACGCCGGGGCGGTGCGGCTGCTCACCGACAACCGGGACTGGCCGGAGACCGGCCGGCCCCGCCGCGCCGCCGTGTCCTCGTTCGGCATCAGCGGCACCAACGCCCACCTGGTGCTGGAGCAGGCCAGCGACACCCCCACCGCGCCGGCCCGCGGGGCGCGTCCCGCCGCGGTGGCCTGGACGCTCTCCGCGCCCGGCCTGCCGGCGCTGCGCACCCAGGCGGCCCGGCTGCTGCCCGCCGTCGCCAACCTGGACCCGGTCGACGTCGGACACTCCCTGGTCACCACCCGGTCGGCGTTCGAGCACCGGGCGGTGGTGGTCGGTGCCGACGCCGACGAACTGCGGGCCGGGCTGCGCGCCCTGGCCGACGGCGAACCCGCCGGAAACCTGGTCGAGGGCGTGGCCCGGCCGGCCAGCCGACCCGTCTTCGTCTTCCCCGGCCAGGGCTCCCAGTGGGCCGGCATGGCCGCCGACCTGATCGACAGCGCGCCGGTCTTCGCCGCCTCGATCGCCCGCTTCGAGACCGCGCTGGCCGAGTTCGTCGACTGGTCGCTCACCGACGTGCTGCGCCAGGCGCCGGGCGCCCCCGACCTGGCCGGCGACGACGTGGTCCAACCGGCCACCCTCGCGGTCACCGTCTCGCTGGCCGAGCTGTGGCGCTCGTACGGCGTCGAACCGGCCGCGGTCGTCGGGCACTCCCAGGGGGAGATGGCCGCCGCCTGCTTCGCCGGGGCCCTGTCCCTGCGCGACGCCGCCCGCGTGGTCTGCCTGCGCGGGCGCGAGGTCACCGCCCTCGCCGGGCGCGGCGGGCTGGTGTCGGTCGAGGTGTCCCCCGAGCGAATCGAGGAACTGCTGGCCCCGTACGCGGGCCGGGTGGTGGTGGGCGCGGTGAACAGTCCCCGTGCCGTCGTCGCCTCCGGCGACCGGGACGCGCTGGAGGCGCTCATCGCCGACTGCCGGGACCGGGGCGTCCGCACCAAGTGGGTGCCGATCAACTACGCCTCCCACTCTGCGCATGTCGACGAGCTGCGGGAACCCCTGGCCCGGGTGCTCGGCGGAATCGACCCCACCCCGCCGCGGGTGCCGTTCTTCTCCACCGTCACCGCCGACTGGGTCGACGAGGCGCCGCTGGACGCCGGGTACTGGTTCGAGAACCTGCGCCGGCCGGTGCGGTTCGCCGAATCCGTCCGGGCGCTGGCCGGGCAGGGCTTCGGGCCGCTGATCGAGGTCAGCGCCCACCCCGTGCTCACCGGCGCGATCGAGGAGACCCTCGCCGACACCGCGCACGAGGTGGCGGCCGTCGGCTCGCTGCGGCGCGGCGACGGCGGGCTGGCCCGGTTCCTCCGGTCGCTCGGCGAGGCGTACGTCGCCGGGGCGCCGGTCGACTTCACCCGCGCGTACGACGGCGTCGGCGCGCGCCGGGTGCCGCTGCCCACGTACGCCTTCGACCGCCGCCGGTTCTGGCCCGAGTTCGACGACCCCGCGCCGGAGGTGGCCGCCGACCCGCAGGAGGTCGAGTTCTGGCAGGCGGTGCAGCGGCAGGACAGCGACGCCGTGGCCGACCGGATCGGCCTGGACCGGCAGGCGGTGGAGACGGTGCTGCCCGCGCTGTCCCGCTGGCACACCGGCCGGCGCACCCGTTCCGTGCTGGACGGCTGGCGCTACCGCACCGACTGGGTGCCGGTACGGCTCGCCGAACCGCCCGCGCTCACCGGCCGCTGGCTGGTCGCCCGGCCCGCGGACCGGTCGGGTGTCGCCGAGCTGGTCGACGCGGTGACCGGCGCGCTGGCCGCCGCCGGTGCCGACGTGGTGGAGCTGCCCGTCGCCGCCACCGACCCGGACGACACCCTGCGCGACGCCGTCCGGGCCGCGACCGCCGAGCGGCCCCTCGCCGGGCTGCTCTGCCTCACCGGCCTCGACGAGACCCCGGACCGCCGGCACCCGGTGGTGCCGGTCGGGCTCGACCCTGACCCTGGCCGTGGTGCGCGCCCTCACCGCGCTGGAGGTCGACGCCCCGGTCTGGGTGGCGACCTGCGGCGTGGTCGGCACCGGCCCCGACGACCCGCCCCGCCACCCGGCGCAGGCGCTGCTCTGGGGCTGCGGGCACCGCCTCGGCCTCGAACTGCCGCGCCGCTGGGGCGGTCTGGTCGACCTGCCCGCCGTCCTCGACCGGGACGGCGCTGA